In Nocardioides marinus, one DNA window encodes the following:
- a CDS encoding PaaI family thioesterase has protein sequence MAGYVRDDLPETEVQRQRDLYGPFTQSLRELVDAGLRTLVDDEEIRAAQAEVEAITARLRARQLEGAYGVRFSAEGRGRPWGNTVVGLRNAVAPPLRIEHHPDRDGRVWSDFHLGAVYEGPPGLVHGGVSALLLDQLLGESAGAGGRPGMTATLTLSYRQGTPLGDLRGEAWIERSEDHKTWCRGHLVGPDGVTVEAEGLFILPRWARERIASEQPHPTPRYFE, from the coding sequence ATGGCCGGCTACGTGCGCGACGACCTCCCGGAGACGGAGGTCCAGCGCCAGCGCGACCTCTACGGGCCCTTCACCCAGTCCCTGCGCGAGCTGGTCGACGCCGGGCTGCGCACCCTCGTCGACGACGAGGAGATCCGGGCGGCGCAGGCCGAGGTCGAGGCGATCACCGCGCGACTGCGGGCCCGCCAGCTCGAGGGGGCATACGGCGTCCGCTTCTCGGCCGAGGGTCGCGGTCGCCCCTGGGGCAACACCGTCGTGGGGCTGCGCAACGCGGTGGCCCCGCCGTTGCGCATCGAGCACCACCCCGACCGGGACGGCAGGGTCTGGTCGGACTTCCACCTCGGCGCCGTGTACGAGGGCCCGCCCGGCCTGGTGCACGGAGGCGTCTCGGCACTCCTGCTCGACCAGCTGCTCGGCGAGTCCGCCGGGGCGGGCGGTCGGCCGGGCATGACGGCGACGTTGACGCTGTCATACCGGCAGGGGACGCCGCTCGGCGACCTGCGCGGTGAGGCCTGGATCGAGCGCTCCGAGGACCACAAGACCTGGTGCCGCGGGCACCTGGTCGGCCCCGACGGGGTCACCGTCGAGGCCGAGGGTCTCTTCATCCTGCCGCGGTGGGCCCGGGAGCGGATCGCCAGCGAGCAGCCGCACCCCACCCCGCGCTACTTCGAGTAG
- a CDS encoding TetR family transcriptional regulator, with amino-acid sequence MPDTAARLREAAYALFEQQGYAATTVDQIAARAGVGRSTFFRAFGSKEDVIFPDHDALVARVAARLETLGSGPGSAPIGATEAARIVLEHYLAEGDLARARYRLTASVPTLRDREVSSTTGYRRLFRDALRTWTGEPPGDDLRAEVIAGSIVTAHNHVLRRWLRGDLDDAGARAALDRALGLVLASVSAAVPPPGGEDGTTVVVLRSGASLEQVLPHLREALATDRPHGEASPA; translated from the coding sequence GTGCCCGACACCGCCGCCCGGCTGCGCGAGGCCGCCTACGCCCTCTTCGAGCAGCAGGGGTACGCCGCCACGACCGTCGACCAGATCGCGGCCCGCGCCGGCGTCGGTCGCAGCACGTTCTTCCGGGCCTTCGGCTCCAAGGAAGACGTCATCTTCCCCGACCACGACGCCCTCGTGGCGCGGGTCGCGGCGCGTCTGGAGACCCTCGGCAGCGGCCCGGGGTCAGCCCCGATCGGAGCCACCGAGGCGGCCCGGATCGTGCTCGAGCACTACCTGGCCGAGGGCGACCTGGCCCGGGCCCGCTACCGACTGACGGCCTCCGTGCCCACCCTGCGCGACCGCGAGGTGAGCTCGACCACCGGCTACCGGCGACTCTTCCGCGACGCCCTGCGCACCTGGACCGGCGAGCCCCCGGGCGACGACCTGCGCGCGGAGGTGATCGCCGGGTCGATCGTCACCGCGCACAACCACGTGCTGCGGCGGTGGCTGCGCGGCGACCTCGACGACGCCGGCGCCCGCGCGGCGTTGGACCGGGCCCTAGGCCTGGTGCTCGCCTCGGTCTCGGCGGCTGTCCCGCCTCCCGGCGGGGAGGACGGCACGACCGTCGTGGTGCTGCGGTCGGGGGCCAGCCTCGAGCAGGTGCTGCCGCACCTGCGTGAGGCGCTCGCCACGGACCGGCCCCACGGGGAGGCCTCCCCCGCTTAA
- a CDS encoding acyl-CoA dehydrogenase family protein, with translation MSDAPIYALSEEHQAIRAAVRDVCDAKVAPYAAVVDEEARYPHEAAAALLAADFHAPHVPEEYGGAGADALATVLVIEEVARACVSSSLIPAVNKLGSLPVQLAGSEELKKHYLGALARGEGGFSYCLSEPEAGSDAASMKTKAVREGDGWVLNGTKRWITNAGESEFYTVLAVTDPDKRTRGITAFVVEKSDEGVSFGAPEKKLGIKGSPTREVYFDNVRIPADRIIGEEGQGFEIAMRTLDHTRVTIAAQAVGVAQGALDYALEYAKERQQFGKSIADFQGLQFLLADMGMKVEAARQMTYAAAGRSERGDDDLTFFGAAAKCFASDVAMEVTVNAVQVLGGYGYTRDYPVERMMRDAKITQIYEGTNQVQRIVMARQLLAGVQSEL, from the coding sequence ATGAGCGACGCCCCGATCTACGCCCTGTCCGAGGAGCACCAGGCCATCCGGGCGGCGGTCCGGGACGTGTGCGACGCCAAGGTCGCGCCGTACGCCGCGGTCGTGGACGAGGAGGCGCGCTACCCCCACGAGGCCGCCGCGGCGCTGCTGGCCGCGGACTTCCACGCCCCGCACGTCCCCGAGGAGTACGGCGGCGCCGGCGCCGACGCCCTGGCCACGGTGCTGGTCATCGAGGAGGTCGCCCGCGCGTGCGTCTCGTCCTCGCTGATCCCCGCGGTCAACAAGCTCGGCTCGCTGCCGGTGCAGCTGGCCGGCTCCGAGGAGCTGAAGAAGCACTACCTCGGCGCCCTGGCCCGCGGTGAGGGCGGCTTCTCCTACTGCCTGTCGGAGCCGGAGGCCGGCTCGGACGCCGCGTCGATGAAGACCAAGGCCGTGCGCGAGGGCGACGGCTGGGTGCTCAACGGCACCAAGCGCTGGATCACCAACGCGGGCGAGTCGGAGTTCTACACCGTGCTCGCGGTCACCGACCCCGACAAGCGCACCCGCGGCATCACCGCCTTCGTGGTCGAGAAGTCCGACGAGGGCGTCTCCTTCGGTGCCCCGGAGAAGAAGCTGGGCATCAAGGGCTCCCCGACCCGCGAGGTCTACTTCGACAACGTCCGCATCCCCGCGGACCGGATCATCGGCGAGGAGGGACAGGGCTTCGAGATCGCCATGCGCACCCTCGACCACACCCGCGTCACGATCGCTGCCCAGGCCGTCGGTGTCGCGCAGGGCGCGCTGGACTACGCGCTGGAGTACGCCAAGGAGCGCCAGCAGTTCGGGAAGTCGATCGCCGACTTCCAGGGCCTGCAGTTCCTGCTGGCCGACATGGGGATGAAGGTCGAGGCCGCCCGCCAGATGACCTACGCCGCCGCCGGTCGCTCCGAGCGCGGCGACGACGACCTGACCTTCTTCGGTGCCGCCGCCAAGTGCTTCGCCTCCGACGTGGCCATGGAGGTCACGGTCAACGCCGTCCAGGTGCTCGGCGGCTACGGCTACACCCGCGACTACCCGGTCGAGCGGATGATGCGCGACGCCAAGATCACCCAGATCTACGAGGGCACCAACCAGGTGCAGCGCATCGTGATGGCCCGACAGCTCCTCGCGGGGGTCCAGTCAGAGCTCTGA
- a CDS encoding rhodanese-like domain-containing protein gives MREVTVDTAAELIEGGASAVDVREPDEFAAGHVPGAVNIPMGQLSSRLDELDKDRHHVVICRSGNRSDAMTDVLIGAGFEASNMLGGTQEWVESGRPVEQPQTSALTVRVIETPSLGDRSYLVHDGRVALVVDPQRDIDRVLEVLESDGVRLTHIFETHIHNDYVTGGFALAQATGAAYHVNAEDEVSFQRTPVRDGDVVEVGDRMRVRVLSTPGHTFTHLSYALVERTGAGERAVGAFTGGSLLYGATGRPDLLGPDHTDALVRHQHASAHKLADALPDEAEVYPTHGFGSFCSASQSEATSSTIGHEKHSNPVLTQDEETYVRELLDGLAAYPAYYAHMGPLNAAGPEAPDLSLPELADAAELRRRIEAGEWVVDLRSRTAFAAGHAPGSLNFGLDGAFSTYLGWLIEWGTPVTLLGETADQVAEAQRELVRIGIDRPAAHATGGPEDWSDQPLRSFETATFADLAAVRHHREVVVLDVRRVDEHEKVWIEGAVNIPIHEIPKRVAEVPDGEVWVHCAAGYRASVAASFLAAAGRHLVAIDDEFDNAAPAGLPMVGPEA, from the coding sequence ATGCGTGAAGTCACCGTCGACACCGCTGCTGAGCTGATCGAGGGCGGTGCGTCCGCCGTCGACGTCCGCGAGCCCGACGAGTTCGCCGCCGGCCACGTGCCGGGTGCGGTGAACATCCCGATGGGCCAGCTCTCGAGCCGCCTCGACGAGCTCGACAAGGACCGCCACCACGTGGTCATCTGCCGCTCGGGCAACCGCAGCGACGCGATGACCGACGTCCTGATCGGCGCCGGCTTCGAGGCCAGCAACATGCTCGGCGGCACCCAGGAGTGGGTCGAGTCCGGCCGCCCGGTCGAGCAGCCGCAGACGTCCGCGCTCACCGTGCGCGTCATCGAGACCCCGTCCCTGGGCGACCGCAGCTACCTCGTCCACGACGGCCGGGTCGCTCTCGTCGTCGACCCCCAGCGCGACATCGACAGGGTCCTGGAGGTCCTCGAGTCCGACGGCGTTCGCCTCACCCACATCTTCGAGACCCACATCCACAACGACTACGTGACTGGCGGCTTCGCCCTCGCGCAGGCCACGGGTGCGGCGTACCACGTCAACGCCGAGGACGAGGTCTCCTTCCAGCGCACCCCCGTCCGCGACGGCGACGTCGTCGAGGTCGGCGACCGGATGCGCGTGCGGGTGCTCTCCACGCCCGGCCACACCTTCACCCACCTCTCCTACGCGCTCGTCGAGCGCACCGGCGCGGGGGAGCGTGCGGTGGGCGCCTTCACCGGCGGTTCGCTGCTGTACGGCGCCACCGGCCGCCCCGACCTGCTCGGCCCGGACCACACCGACGCGCTGGTCCGTCACCAGCACGCCTCCGCGCACAAGCTCGCTGACGCGCTGCCCGACGAGGCCGAGGTCTACCCGACCCACGGCTTCGGGTCCTTCTGCTCGGCCAGCCAGTCCGAGGCGACCTCCTCCACCATCGGTCACGAGAAGCACAGCAACCCCGTGCTCACCCAGGACGAGGAGACCTACGTCCGGGAGCTGCTCGACGGGCTGGCCGCCTACCCCGCCTACTACGCCCACATGGGCCCGTTGAACGCCGCCGGGCCCGAGGCCCCCGACCTGTCGCTGCCCGAGCTCGCCGACGCCGCCGAGCTGCGTCGCCGCATCGAGGCCGGCGAGTGGGTCGTCGACCTGCGCTCCCGGACCGCCTTCGCGGCCGGCCACGCACCCGGGTCGCTCAACTTCGGCCTGGACGGCGCCTTCTCGACCTACCTGGGCTGGCTCATCGAGTGGGGCACCCCGGTGACGCTGCTCGGGGAGACCGCCGACCAGGTCGCCGAGGCCCAGCGCGAGCTGGTCCGCATCGGCATCGACCGCCCGGCCGCGCACGCGACCGGCGGGCCCGAGGACTGGAGCGACCAGCCGCTGCGCTCCTTCGAGACCGCGACCTTCGCCGACCTCGCCGCCGTGCGCCACCACCGCGAGGTGGTCGTGCTGGACGTGCGCCGCGTGGACGAGCACGAGAAGGTGTGGATCGAGGGAGCGGTCAACATCCCGATCCACGAGATCCCGAAGCGGGTGGCCGAGGTCCCCGACGGCGAGGTGTGGGTGCACTGCGCCGCGGGCTACCGTGCCTCCGTGGCCGCCTCGTTCCTCGCCGCCGCCGGGCGTCACCTGGTCGCGATCGACGACGAGTTCGACAACGCCGCTCCCGCCGGGTTGCCGATGGTCGGCCCGGAGGCCTGA
- a CDS encoding sulfite exporter TauE/SafE family protein: MLVVAAGAGLFIGLSLGALGGGGSILAVPVLVYLLGQSPTQATTGSLVVVGLTAAVGAVAAGRAGHVRLGQGLTFGLIAIGGAVGGARAATVVPPDVLMALFALLMLLVGALMVRRLRRHRESGQGDRPRLDDPIVAFDRGQGRFVCDCPRLAKLVVTATVVGLLTGFLGVGGGFVVVPALLLAFDLPMADAVGTSLVVITVTSAVALVVRHGAGVVPDWTPVLVLTAVAAVGAVLGARVGDRISGNRLQAAFAVLVLVVAMYTTVRAVPEVLGALLPA, from the coding sequence GTGCTGGTCGTCGCGGCCGGCGCCGGGCTGTTCATCGGCCTGTCGCTGGGAGCCCTGGGGGGTGGAGGGTCGATCCTCGCCGTCCCAGTGCTGGTCTACCTGCTCGGGCAGTCGCCCACGCAGGCCACCACCGGCTCCCTGGTCGTGGTCGGCCTCACCGCCGCGGTCGGCGCCGTCGCGGCGGGTCGCGCCGGTCACGTCCGGCTCGGCCAGGGCCTGACCTTCGGGCTGATCGCCATCGGCGGAGCCGTGGGTGGGGCCCGAGCCGCCACCGTCGTACCCCCCGACGTGCTGATGGCGCTCTTCGCGCTGCTCATGCTCCTGGTGGGCGCGCTGATGGTGCGCCGCCTGCGTCGGCACCGCGAGAGCGGGCAGGGTGACCGACCCCGGCTCGACGACCCGATCGTGGCCTTCGACCGGGGGCAGGGGCGCTTCGTCTGTGACTGCCCCCGGCTGGCCAAGCTGGTCGTGACCGCCACCGTCGTCGGGCTGCTCACCGGCTTCCTGGGCGTGGGCGGCGGCTTCGTCGTCGTGCCCGCCCTGCTGCTGGCCTTCGACCTGCCGATGGCCGACGCCGTCGGCACGTCGCTGGTCGTCATCACCGTCACCAGCGCGGTCGCGCTGGTGGTGCGGCACGGCGCCGGCGTCGTGCCCGACTGGACGCCGGTCCTGGTCCTCACGGCGGTCGCCGCCGTCGGGGCGGTGCTCGGTGCCCGGGTCGGGGACCGGATCTCGGGCAACCGGCTCCAGGCCGCCTTCGCCGTCCTCGTCCTCGTCGTCGCCATGTACACCACCGTCCGGGCCGTGCCCGAGGTGCTCGGCGCCCTGCTGCCCGCCTGA
- a CDS encoding FUSC family protein — protein MRAPRPDSRTDLLQIIKATLATAVAWVVAAHVLELQQAFLAPWVALLTVHATVYRTVWRGSQAVLASGLGLLVSYAAVQLLGYELVATPALVASVLVGLLLARAFLARDEGVAVATTALFVITAGYGAHDAAQEMALSHRFLDTLVGVATGLLVNLLVAPPLDDRVVERAGADVTHRLGRLLVRMAEDLRGEVDEGVSQEWLEATRDLDDSLDLAQQHLAFTRESRWANPLRHRSRRTADPEQAEAVLFRLEDGVAQARAVARIVHESVVAAEQWDDEFRERWTDVLERVGRRVADPARDTGGAPGLEDLVRELSVADLPDRRWPLYGALITAVDNVAGIADDVARLSGVAGWESASA, from the coding sequence ATGCGCGCCCCGCGACCCGACAGCCGCACGGACCTGCTGCAGATCATCAAGGCGACCCTGGCCACCGCCGTGGCCTGGGTCGTCGCTGCGCACGTCCTCGAGCTGCAGCAGGCGTTCCTGGCGCCCTGGGTGGCGCTGCTGACGGTCCACGCGACCGTCTACCGCACGGTCTGGCGCGGCAGCCAGGCCGTGCTCGCCTCCGGGCTCGGCCTGCTCGTCTCGTACGCCGCCGTCCAGCTGCTCGGCTACGAGCTGGTCGCCACCCCGGCGCTGGTCGCCTCGGTGCTGGTCGGGCTGCTGCTCGCCCGGGCGTTCCTCGCCCGTGACGAGGGGGTCGCGGTCGCGACGACCGCGCTGTTCGTCATCACGGCCGGCTACGGCGCCCACGACGCCGCCCAGGAGATGGCGCTCTCGCACCGCTTCCTCGACACGTTGGTCGGCGTGGCCACGGGGTTGCTGGTCAACCTGCTCGTGGCCCCGCCGCTGGACGACCGGGTGGTCGAGCGGGCGGGAGCCGACGTCACGCACCGGCTGGGGCGGCTCCTCGTGCGGATGGCCGAGGACCTGCGCGGCGAGGTCGACGAGGGGGTCTCACAGGAGTGGTTGGAGGCGACCCGTGACCTCGACGACTCCCTGGACCTGGCCCAGCAGCACCTCGCCTTCACCCGCGAGAGCCGGTGGGCCAACCCGCTGCGGCACCGCTCTCGGCGCACGGCCGACCCCGAGCAGGCCGAGGCGGTGCTGTTCCGCCTCGAGGACGGCGTCGCCCAGGCGCGGGCGGTCGCGCGGATCGTCCACGAGTCCGTGGTCGCGGCCGAGCAGTGGGACGACGAGTTCCGGGAGCGTTGGACCGACGTCCTCGAGCGCGTCGGGCGCCGCGTCGCCGACCCCGCGCGTGACACCGGTGGGGCGCCCGGTCTGGAGGACCTGGTGCGAGAGCTCTCGGTGGCCGACCTGCCGGACCGCCGCTGGCCGCTCTACGGCGCCCTGATCACGGCGGTCGACAACGTCGCCGGCATCGCCGACGACGTCGCCCGGCTCAGCGGGGTCGCCGGGTGGGAGTCAGCCTCGGCGTGA
- a CDS encoding M36 family metallopeptidase, protein MRPTPRRLLLATTVLALVAPSTATLTGPDAQAAAERPYLLGPEAITGPDDSPGTTLFGRLGAARGGPRTWASRALSRQADRLGVDAGAVRWERVRHSMVGTHVRGREFRGGVPVRGTDVLVSAVDGRVVQVAGSGSDLPGEPVARPVGDALARTVALATLGVTEVLVEPDVDRVLRPVDGRLVDTLTVSVVGLTPARAGQVVLDAADGSVLGVADDARYAGGREGRDGASFTAELFDPNPVATSRDTSLRSPFETGTGVNVPVDSAELTAQLRPRTLEHLDESSLALGLLSGPWADLPASPGFLDQSLGEPVSYSRSDPRFVGAMTYYHVDAYQSWLQRIGLTDVNAHPQTLVPTLLPGYDNSFYQPGNDLIVFGGGGVPDAEDADVILHEYGHAMQDDQVPGYGETTAGGAMGEGFGDFNAGNYFALTSKGFHDVCVADWDATTYSSDDPTCLRRMDSDKDARTDLEQAVHADGEIWSSYLWRVRAKLGRSTRKRSVNAARLVLVMHETLLPDAEYDDAIAGLRFAAGALGRKSWRKVVVREARRSGYLG, encoded by the coding sequence ATGCGTCCGACGCCCCGCCGCCTGCTGCTCGCCACCACCGTCCTCGCCCTCGTCGCCCCCTCGACGGCCACCCTCACCGGCCCGGACGCGCAGGCCGCGGCCGAGCGCCCGTACCTGCTGGGCCCCGAGGCGATCACCGGCCCCGACGACAGCCCCGGCACCACGCTCTTCGGCAGGCTCGGTGCCGCGCGGGGCGGCCCGCGCACCTGGGCGAGCCGGGCGCTGTCCCGGCAGGCCGACCGGCTGGGCGTGGACGCCGGGGCGGTCCGCTGGGAGCGGGTGCGGCACAGCATGGTCGGCACCCACGTCCGTGGCCGGGAGTTCCGCGGTGGGGTACCGGTCCGCGGCACCGACGTCCTGGTGTCGGCGGTGGACGGGCGCGTGGTCCAGGTCGCCGGCAGCGGCTCGGACCTGCCCGGCGAGCCGGTCGCCCGCCCCGTCGGCGACGCCCTGGCCCGCACGGTGGCCCTGGCGACGCTGGGCGTCACCGAGGTCCTGGTCGAACCGGACGTCGACCGGGTGCTGCGGCCGGTGGACGGGCGGCTCGTCGACACCCTCACCGTCTCGGTCGTGGGACTGACCCCTGCCCGGGCCGGCCAGGTGGTCCTCGACGCCGCCGACGGGTCGGTCCTCGGGGTCGCCGACGACGCGCGGTACGCCGGAGGGCGGGAGGGCCGGGACGGGGCCTCGTTCACCGCCGAGCTGTTCGACCCCAACCCGGTGGCCACCTCGCGCGACACCTCGCTGCGCTCGCCGTTCGAGACCGGCACCGGCGTCAACGTCCCGGTGGACTCGGCCGAGCTCACCGCGCAGCTGCGACCCCGCACGCTGGAGCACCTCGACGAGTCCAGCCTCGCCCTCGGGCTGCTGTCCGGCCCGTGGGCCGACCTGCCCGCCTCGCCGGGGTTCCTGGACCAGTCCCTGGGCGAGCCGGTGTCCTACAGCCGCAGCGACCCGCGCTTCGTGGGGGCGATGACCTACTACCACGTCGACGCCTACCAGTCGTGGCTGCAGCGCATCGGCCTGACCGACGTCAACGCCCACCCGCAGACCCTGGTCCCGACGCTGCTGCCGGGCTACGACAACTCCTTCTACCAGCCCGGCAACGACCTGATCGTCTTCGGCGGCGGGGGCGTCCCCGACGCGGAGGACGCCGACGTGATCCTGCACGAGTACGGCCACGCGATGCAGGACGACCAGGTCCCCGGCTACGGCGAGACCACCGCGGGCGGCGCCATGGGCGAGGGCTTCGGCGACTTCAACGCCGGCAACTACTTCGCCCTGACCAGCAAGGGCTTCCACGACGTCTGCGTCGCCGACTGGGACGCCACGACCTACTCCTCCGACGACCCCACCTGCCTGCGCCGGATGGACAGCGACAAGGACGCCCGCACCGACCTGGAGCAGGCCGTCCACGCCGACGGGGAGATCTGGTCCTCCTACCTGTGGCGGGTGCGCGCGAAGCTCGGTCGGAGCACGAGGAAGCGCTCGGTCAACGCCGCGCGCCTGGTGCTGGTGATGCACGAGACGCTGCTGCCCGACGCGGAGTACGACGACGCGATCGCCGGTCTGCGGTTCGCCGCCGGGGCGCTGGGCAGGAAGTCCTGGCGCAAGGTCGTCGTCCGCGAGGCCCGACGCAGCGGCTACCTCGGCTGA
- a CDS encoding TetR/AcrR family transcriptional regulator, whose translation MSTEDAPARGQATQRVWERWREYAADPAADLPRILGAALTAFAEHGYHGTSIRDVAAASGLSVPGVYHHFRSKQEILRALMDATMDELLGRCEAALRDAGTDPAARFDALVESFVRFHMFRRPQAFVGSSEIRSLEPDNRAAYVARRDAAQRMLEDVVSEGVSAGVFSAEHPDEVARAISSLCVGVASWYRPDGPLTPDQLVGRHLVLARRMAGAPT comes from the coding sequence GTGAGCACCGAGGACGCCCCGGCCCGGGGGCAGGCGACGCAGCGGGTGTGGGAGCGCTGGCGTGAGTACGCCGCGGACCCCGCCGCCGACCTCCCCCGCATCCTCGGTGCGGCGCTGACCGCCTTCGCCGAGCACGGCTACCACGGCACCTCGATCCGCGACGTCGCGGCCGCGTCCGGGCTCTCCGTCCCCGGCGTCTACCACCACTTCCGGTCCAAGCAGGAGATCCTGCGCGCCCTCATGGACGCCACGATGGACGAGCTGCTCGGCCGGTGCGAGGCGGCGCTGCGCGACGCGGGCACTGACCCGGCGGCGCGGTTCGACGCGTTGGTGGAGTCCTTCGTGCGCTTCCACATGTTCCGCCGCCCGCAGGCCTTCGTCGGGTCCAGCGAGATCCGCAGCCTCGAGCCGGACAACCGCGCGGCGTACGTCGCCCGGCGCGACGCCGCCCAACGGATGCTCGAGGACGTGGTGAGCGAGGGGGTCTCGGCCGGTGTCTTCTCCGCCGAGCACCCCGACGAGGTCGCCCGGGCGATCTCCTCGCTGTGCGTGGGCGTGGCGTCGTGGTACCGGCCCGACGGGCCGCTCACGCCCGACCAGCTGGTCGGGCGGCACCTCGTCCTGGCCCGGCGGATGGCTGGCGCGCCCACCTGA